In Nonomuraea sp. NBC_00507, the following are encoded in one genomic region:
- a CDS encoding WXG100 family type VII secretion target translates to MSQSMLGGDPAEMQQMATQFTQQSEAVRTTMTALDREAAKVGTAWTGPGAQRFQQAWQNYRTAFQRMTEELQEASRVIGTYRQNIESATK, encoded by the coding sequence ATGAGCCAGAGTATGCTCGGCGGCGATCCCGCAGAAATGCAGCAGATGGCGACCCAGTTCACGCAGCAGTCGGAGGCGGTCCGCACCACGATGACCGCACTCGACCGTGAGGCCGCCAAGGTCGGCACGGCGTGGACGGGTCCCGGAGCGCAGCGTTTCCAGCAGGCCTGGCAGAACTACCGCACGGCCTTTCAGCGGATGACAGAGGAGCTACAGGAGGCCTCTCGCGTCATCGGCACCTACCGGCAGAACATCGAGTCTGCCACGAAATGA
- a CDS encoding SDR family NAD(P)-dependent oxidoreductase — protein MREVVVTGGGTGIGYAIAAAFASLGDHVTITGRREHVLKEAAERLGAAYAVFDAASPVAVKDALDSLPSRVDVLVNNAGGNTNLDRRQSDDLMDVAEAWWANLNANLMSAVLVTAALAPRMNDGGRIVSLGSIAARGTGSGSYGAAKAAIESWTADVAAELGPRGITANVVSPGLVLDTEFFRGRLTQQGIRARVENTRNGRPGTPSDVADTVLYLASAGAGHVTGQVLHVNGGAYLGR, from the coding sequence ATGCGCGAGGTTGTGGTGACCGGCGGCGGCACCGGGATCGGATACGCGATCGCCGCGGCGTTCGCCTCGCTGGGCGACCACGTCACGATCACCGGCCGCCGCGAGCACGTGCTGAAGGAAGCCGCCGAACGCCTGGGGGCGGCCTACGCCGTCTTCGACGCCGCGAGCCCCGTCGCCGTCAAGGACGCACTCGACAGCCTGCCGTCGCGGGTGGACGTGCTGGTCAACAACGCCGGCGGAAACACCAACCTGGACCGCAGGCAGTCGGACGACCTGATGGACGTGGCCGAGGCGTGGTGGGCCAACCTCAACGCCAACCTGATGTCCGCCGTGCTCGTCACGGCCGCGCTGGCACCGCGGATGAACGACGGCGGCAGGATCGTCTCGCTCGGCTCGATCGCCGCCCGCGGCACCGGCTCCGGCTCGTACGGCGCCGCCAAAGCCGCCATCGAATCCTGGACCGCCGACGTGGCCGCCGAGCTGGGCCCCAGGGGCATCACCGCGAACGTCGTCTCCCCCGGCCTGGTGCTGGACACCGAGTTCTTCCGCGGCCGCCTCACGCAGCAGGGCATCAGAGCTCGTGTGGAGAACACGCGCAACGGCCGCCCTGGCACCCCGTCCGACGTCGCGGATACCGTTCTGTACCTGGCCTCCGCGGGAGCAGGGCACGTCACCGGGCAGGTGCTCCATGTCAATGGCGGCGCGTACCTGGGCCGCTGA